A single Primulina eburnea isolate SZY01 chromosome 11, ASM2296580v1, whole genome shotgun sequence DNA region contains:
- the LOC140804724 gene encoding G-type lectin S-receptor-like serine/threonine-protein kinase At1g11300 isoform X2 has protein sequence MGFRLQVLSFLLIFSCFFSKFTSAIDTISANQSIRDPGALVSNGQKFKLGFFTPVNSTYRYVGIMYNIPVMTVIWVANRENPLNDANGTLLISGDGNLVILDGQKQILWSSNVSDSTRNSTAQLLDTGNLVLQDNSNGKIIWESFLDASDSFVEHMILFTDLTTNKKNVLTSWRSPSDPAPGRFTSTIEPLEIPQSFVWQDGFPYWRSGPWDGLVFIGLPMMRSFYRGGLQLVNDNPGTAYMTFTSLNLSFLYMELNASGDLQEKMWDDKTGDWTLTWSSISSQCDVYGKCGPFGSCNAQERPICSCLPGFEPKLYREWRGGNWTSGCSRRAQLECGKNSSVGETGKEDGFFRLATVKVPDRLSWFPGLEPVCRSQCLNNCSCLAYAYHSGIGCMHWNESLIDVQRLARGGTDLYIRLANSELGNNKKKYHKAIIAAAVILVLIIVPLCAYFLWKYRGRKQSAIRGAKKDPPSPWYTEETSLKHNVFGAKLEELPLFEYEALSNATDSFDIRNKIGQGGFGPVYKGLLANGQEIAVKRLARSSNQGVEELMNEVEVISKLQHRNLVRVLGCCVEREENMLVYEYMPNRSLDAYLFDSHKQGFLDWRQRVIIIEGICRGLLYLHRDSRLRIIRRDLKPSNILLDEELNSKISDFGMARIFCGKEDQANTTRVVGTYGYMAPEYALHGRFSEKSDVFSFGVLLLEIVSGRRNASFQFDEQTPSLIGYAWKLWNEGKIVKLVDLLLVHDSPMENEIVRYANVGLLCVEEIAKDRPNISTVLSMLGNEIAELPPPRQPAFTLNQRTPENEKSSLKCSSNDITLTIIGGR, from the exons ATGGGATTCAGGCTTCAAGTACTGAGCTTCTTGTTGATATTTTCTTGTTTCTTTTCGAAATTTACTTCTGCAATTGATACCATAAGTGCCAACCAATCCATTCGAGACCCTGGAGCTTTGGTTTCAAATGGGCAGAAATTCAAATTGGGTTTCTTCACACCAGTTAATAGTACTTACAGATATGTTGGTATAATGTACAATATTCCAGTGATGACTGTGATATGGGTGGCTAATAGAGAGAATCCTCTTAATGATGCAAATGGAACATTGCTTATTTCCGGGGATGGGAATCTAGTGATCTTGGATGGGCAAAAGCAGATTCTGTGGTCATCAAATGTTTCGGATTCGACAAGGAATTCCACTGCCCAGCTCTTGGATACAGGGAATCTGGTGTTGCAAGATAACTCGAATGGTAAAATTATTTGGGAAAGTTTCCTGGATGCTTCGGATTCTTTTGTTGAGCATATGATACTGTTTACTGATTTAACTACAAATAAGAAAAACGTTCTGACTTCATGGAGAAGCCCTTCTGATCCAGCGCCTGGAAGATTCACCTCTACAATTGAACCTCTGGAGATTCCGCAATCTTTCGTGTGGCAAGATGGCTTTCCTTACTGGCGCAGCGGTCCCTGGGACGGTCTAGTTTTCATCGGATTACCCATGATGAGATCTTTTTATCGGGGTGGCCTCCAACTTGTAAATGATAACCCTGGAACTGCATATATGACATTCACATCTTTAAATTTATCGTTTTTGTATATGGAATTGAATGCATCTGGGGATTTACAGGAGAAGATGTGGGATGATAAAACAGGAGATTGGACATTAACATGGTCCTCAATTTCTTCTCAGTGTGATGTCTATGGGAAGTGTGGGCCTTTTGGAAGTTGTAATGCTCAGGAGAGACCAATATGCTCATGTTTACCAGGGTTCGAACCGAAACTTTACAGGGAATGGAGAGGGGGAAATTGGACTAGCGGCTGCTCGAGAAGGGCTCAACTCGAGTGTGGGAAGAACTCTTCTGTGGGGGAAACGGGAAAAGAAGATGGTTTTTTTAGGCTGGCAACGGTGAAAGTGCCAGATCGTTTGAGTTGGTTTCCTGGTTTAGAACCAGTATGCCGGAGCCAATGCTTGAATAATTGTTCTTGTTTAGCTTATGCATATCATTCTGGCATTGGGTGTATGCACTGGAACGAAAGTTTAATCGACGTGCAGAGGCTTGCTAGAGGTGGCACAGACTTGTATATTCGACTAGCAAATTCAGAACTAG GTAACAATAAGAAGAAATACCACAAAGCAATTATTGCAGCTGCAGTAATTCTAGTTTTGATTATTGTTCCTTTATGTGCATACTTTCTGTGGAAGTATAGAG GAAGGAAGCAAAGTGCAATCCGAGGTGCGAAGAAGGATCCACCCAGCCCCTGGTATACAGAAGAAACCTCGCTCAAACATAATGTTTTTGGAGCTAAGCTGGAGGAGTTGCCTCTATTTGAATACGAGGCACTCTCAAATGCGACAGACAGCTTTGACATACGCAATAAGATAGGACAGGGGGGCTTTGGTCCAGTCTACAAA GGGCTGCTAGCAAATGGACAAGAAATAGCAGTTAAAAGGCTTGCGAGATCCTCCAATCAAGGGGTGGAGGAGTTGATGAATGAGGTTGAGGTGATCTCTAAGCTTCAGCACCGGAATCTTGTTAGAGTGCTTGGTTGCTGTGTAGAGCGTGAAGAAAATATGCTTGTTTATGAATACATGCCAAATAGAAGTTTGGATGCGTATCTCTTTG ACTCACATAAACAAGGGTTTCTTGATTGGCGGCAACGTGTGATCATAATCGAGGGAATCTGCCGAGGTCTTCTATATCTTCATAGAGACTCGAGGCTAAGAATCATTCGCAGAGATCTAAAACCTAGTAACATCTTACTAGATGAAGAGTTGAACTCGAAAATATCTGACTTCGGAATGGCGAGAATTTTTTGTGGAAAAGAAGATCAAGCCAATACCACAAGGGTTGTTGGAACATA TGGCTATATGGCACCTGAATATGCATTACATGGAAGATTCTCAGAAAAATCAGATGTCTTTAGCTTTGGAGTTCTGTTGCTAGAGATTGTAAGTGGGAGAAGAAATGCTAGCTTCCAATTTGACGAGCAAACCCCCAGTCTTATAGGATAT GCATGGAAATTGTGGAATGAAGGAAAGATTGTGAAGTTGGTGGATCTTCTTTTAGTGCATGATTCACCAATGGAAAATGAGATTGTGAGATATGCAAATGTAGGTCTGTTGTGTGTTGAAGAGATTGCTAAAGATAGGCCAAATATTTCTACAGTCCTCTCTATGCTTGGTAATGAGATTGCAGAGCTTCCTCCTCCAAGGCAACCTGCATTTACTTTGAATCAAAGGACTCCAGAAAATGAAAAGAGTTCACTCAAGTGTTCTTCAAACGATATCACCTTGACTATAATTGGAGGCCGGTAA
- the LOC140804724 gene encoding G-type lectin S-receptor-like serine/threonine-protein kinase At1g11300 isoform X1, with translation MGFRLQVLSFLLIFSCFFSKFTSAIDTISANQSIRDPGALVSNGQKFKLGFFTPVNSTYRYVGIMYNIPVMTVIWVANRENPLNDANGTLLISGDGNLVILDGQKQILWSSNVSDSTRNSTAQLLDTGNLVLQDNSNGKIIWESFLDASDSFVEHMILFTDLTTNKKNVLTSWRSPSDPAPGRFTSTIEPLEIPQSFVWQDGFPYWRSGPWDGLVFIGLPMMRSFYRGGLQLVNDNPGTAYMTFTSLNLSFLYMELNASGDLQEKMWDDKTGDWTLTWSSISSQCDVYGKCGPFGSCNAQERPICSCLPGFEPKLYREWRGGNWTSGCSRRAQLECGKNSSVGETGKEDGFFRLATVKVPDRLSWFPGLEPVCRSQCLNNCSCLAYAYHSGIGCMHWNESLIDVQRLARGGTDLYIRLANSELGNNKKKYHKAIIAAAVILVLIIVPLCAYFLWKYRAGRKQSAIRGAKKDPPSPWYTEETSLKHNVFGAKLEELPLFEYEALSNATDSFDIRNKIGQGGFGPVYKGLLANGQEIAVKRLARSSNQGVEELMNEVEVISKLQHRNLVRVLGCCVEREENMLVYEYMPNRSLDAYLFDSHKQGFLDWRQRVIIIEGICRGLLYLHRDSRLRIIRRDLKPSNILLDEELNSKISDFGMARIFCGKEDQANTTRVVGTYGYMAPEYALHGRFSEKSDVFSFGVLLLEIVSGRRNASFQFDEQTPSLIGYAWKLWNEGKIVKLVDLLLVHDSPMENEIVRYANVGLLCVEEIAKDRPNISTVLSMLGNEIAELPPPRQPAFTLNQRTPENEKSSLKCSSNDITLTIIGGR, from the exons ATGGGATTCAGGCTTCAAGTACTGAGCTTCTTGTTGATATTTTCTTGTTTCTTTTCGAAATTTACTTCTGCAATTGATACCATAAGTGCCAACCAATCCATTCGAGACCCTGGAGCTTTGGTTTCAAATGGGCAGAAATTCAAATTGGGTTTCTTCACACCAGTTAATAGTACTTACAGATATGTTGGTATAATGTACAATATTCCAGTGATGACTGTGATATGGGTGGCTAATAGAGAGAATCCTCTTAATGATGCAAATGGAACATTGCTTATTTCCGGGGATGGGAATCTAGTGATCTTGGATGGGCAAAAGCAGATTCTGTGGTCATCAAATGTTTCGGATTCGACAAGGAATTCCACTGCCCAGCTCTTGGATACAGGGAATCTGGTGTTGCAAGATAACTCGAATGGTAAAATTATTTGGGAAAGTTTCCTGGATGCTTCGGATTCTTTTGTTGAGCATATGATACTGTTTACTGATTTAACTACAAATAAGAAAAACGTTCTGACTTCATGGAGAAGCCCTTCTGATCCAGCGCCTGGAAGATTCACCTCTACAATTGAACCTCTGGAGATTCCGCAATCTTTCGTGTGGCAAGATGGCTTTCCTTACTGGCGCAGCGGTCCCTGGGACGGTCTAGTTTTCATCGGATTACCCATGATGAGATCTTTTTATCGGGGTGGCCTCCAACTTGTAAATGATAACCCTGGAACTGCATATATGACATTCACATCTTTAAATTTATCGTTTTTGTATATGGAATTGAATGCATCTGGGGATTTACAGGAGAAGATGTGGGATGATAAAACAGGAGATTGGACATTAACATGGTCCTCAATTTCTTCTCAGTGTGATGTCTATGGGAAGTGTGGGCCTTTTGGAAGTTGTAATGCTCAGGAGAGACCAATATGCTCATGTTTACCAGGGTTCGAACCGAAACTTTACAGGGAATGGAGAGGGGGAAATTGGACTAGCGGCTGCTCGAGAAGGGCTCAACTCGAGTGTGGGAAGAACTCTTCTGTGGGGGAAACGGGAAAAGAAGATGGTTTTTTTAGGCTGGCAACGGTGAAAGTGCCAGATCGTTTGAGTTGGTTTCCTGGTTTAGAACCAGTATGCCGGAGCCAATGCTTGAATAATTGTTCTTGTTTAGCTTATGCATATCATTCTGGCATTGGGTGTATGCACTGGAACGAAAGTTTAATCGACGTGCAGAGGCTTGCTAGAGGTGGCACAGACTTGTATATTCGACTAGCAAATTCAGAACTAG GTAACAATAAGAAGAAATACCACAAAGCAATTATTGCAGCTGCAGTAATTCTAGTTTTGATTATTGTTCCTTTATGTGCATACTTTCTGTGGAAGTATAGAG CAGGAAGGAAGCAAAGTGCAATCCGAGGTGCGAAGAAGGATCCACCCAGCCCCTGGTATACAGAAGAAACCTCGCTCAAACATAATGTTTTTGGAGCTAAGCTGGAGGAGTTGCCTCTATTTGAATACGAGGCACTCTCAAATGCGACAGACAGCTTTGACATACGCAATAAGATAGGACAGGGGGGCTTTGGTCCAGTCTACAAA GGGCTGCTAGCAAATGGACAAGAAATAGCAGTTAAAAGGCTTGCGAGATCCTCCAATCAAGGGGTGGAGGAGTTGATGAATGAGGTTGAGGTGATCTCTAAGCTTCAGCACCGGAATCTTGTTAGAGTGCTTGGTTGCTGTGTAGAGCGTGAAGAAAATATGCTTGTTTATGAATACATGCCAAATAGAAGTTTGGATGCGTATCTCTTTG ACTCACATAAACAAGGGTTTCTTGATTGGCGGCAACGTGTGATCATAATCGAGGGAATCTGCCGAGGTCTTCTATATCTTCATAGAGACTCGAGGCTAAGAATCATTCGCAGAGATCTAAAACCTAGTAACATCTTACTAGATGAAGAGTTGAACTCGAAAATATCTGACTTCGGAATGGCGAGAATTTTTTGTGGAAAAGAAGATCAAGCCAATACCACAAGGGTTGTTGGAACATA TGGCTATATGGCACCTGAATATGCATTACATGGAAGATTCTCAGAAAAATCAGATGTCTTTAGCTTTGGAGTTCTGTTGCTAGAGATTGTAAGTGGGAGAAGAAATGCTAGCTTCCAATTTGACGAGCAAACCCCCAGTCTTATAGGATAT GCATGGAAATTGTGGAATGAAGGAAAGATTGTGAAGTTGGTGGATCTTCTTTTAGTGCATGATTCACCAATGGAAAATGAGATTGTGAGATATGCAAATGTAGGTCTGTTGTGTGTTGAAGAGATTGCTAAAGATAGGCCAAATATTTCTACAGTCCTCTCTATGCTTGGTAATGAGATTGCAGAGCTTCCTCCTCCAAGGCAACCTGCATTTACTTTGAATCAAAGGACTCCAGAAAATGAAAAGAGTTCACTCAAGTGTTCTTCAAACGATATCACCTTGACTATAATTGGAGGCCGGTAA
- the LOC140804725 gene encoding protein CIA1-like isoform X2, with translation MNFADRTFELKEIETLRGHTDRIWCVAWNPATRVYGVPAMIASCGADKKVLIWEQNTTTGSFQCKEVLLQLHNSTVIFCAWVASGSLLATSSIDGTTYIWKSFKGRFRTINGFKRSDKVPVSVSLNASGVLLATCVPWKLIWIWKVESVFWKENASPVVDSAGCVKMIQWHPLKDILFSCGFDNTIKIWVPDVDMVNWDCVQTLGESNRHTIRALAFNSRGNKIVACSDDLTINIWSVDIEMMRHGERDVPGTHLCTLTGYHDQTIFSAHWSREEIICTGAADGAICFFIENEDRSFDEPAYKLLLKKDHAHDKDINSVHWSYKDKMCLASASDDGTIKLWELAPLI, from the exons ATGAATTTCGCGGATAGGACTTTCGAGCTGAAAGAAATTGAAACGCTTCGAGGCCATACTGATAGGATTTGGTGTGTTGCATGGAATCCAGCCACAAGAGTCTACGGTGTCCCCGCCATGATAGCTTCATGTGGCGCCGACAAAAAAGTACTCATTTGGGAACAGAACACCACTACTGGCTCTTTTCAGTGCAAG GAAGTGTTGCTGCAGCTGCATAATTCAACTGTGATATTTTGTGCCTGGGTGGCATCTGGCAGTCTACTGGCAACATCAAGTATTGATGGCACGACATACATTTGGAAGAGTTTCAAAGGAAGATTCAGAACCATAAATGGTTTTAAG CGTTCCGACAAAGTACCAGTAAGTGTCTCCCTGAATGCATCTGGCGTGTTGCTTGCTACCTGTGTCCCCTGGAAACTGATATGGATATGGAAGGTAGAATCAGTATTTTGGAAGGAAAATGCATCACCGGTGGTAGATAGTGCAGGATGCGTTAAAATGATCCAGTGGCATCCATTGAAGGATATTCTGTTTTCATGCGGCTTTGACAATACTATCAAG ATTTGGGTTCCGGATGTGGATATGGTTAATTGGGATTGTGTGCAAACTCTAGGTGAAAGTAACAG ACATACAATCCGGGCCTTAGCTTTTAATAGCAGGGGAAACAAAATCGTCGCCTGCAG CGACGATCTAACCATTAATATATGGAGTGTTGACATTGAGATGATGCGGCACGGAGAAAGAGATGTCCCTGG GACACATTTATGTACTCTAACCGGTTATCATGACCAAACAATTTTTTCTGCCCATTGGTCAAG GGAGGAAATAATTTGCACTGGGGCAGCTGACGGTGCTATATGTTTCTTTATTGAGAATGAAGATAGATCG TTTGATGAACCTGCGTATAAATTGCTACTGAAGAAGGACCATGCTCATGATAAGGATATAAACTCAGTTCACTGGAGTTACAAG GATAAAATGTGTCTTGCCTCTGCGAGTGACGATGGAACAATCAAGCTATGGGAATTGGCCCCCCTAATTTGA
- the LOC140804725 gene encoding protein CIA1-like isoform X1 yields MNFADRTFELKEIETLRGHTDRIWCVAWNPATRVYGVPAMIASCGADKKVLIWEQNTTTGSFQCKEVLLQLHNSTVIFCAWVASGSLLATSSIDGTTYIWKSFKGRFRTINGFKRSDKVPVSVSLNASGVLLATCVPWKLIWIWKVESVFWKENASPVVDSAGCVKMIQWHPLKDILFSCGFDNTIKIWVPDVDMVNWDCVQTLGESNSGSRHTIRALAFNSRGNKIVACSDDLTINIWSVDIEMMRHGERDVPGTHLCTLTGYHDQTIFSAHWSREEIICTGAADGAICFFIENEDRSFDEPAYKLLLKKDHAHDKDINSVHWSYKDKMCLASASDDGTIKLWELAPLI; encoded by the exons ATGAATTTCGCGGATAGGACTTTCGAGCTGAAAGAAATTGAAACGCTTCGAGGCCATACTGATAGGATTTGGTGTGTTGCATGGAATCCAGCCACAAGAGTCTACGGTGTCCCCGCCATGATAGCTTCATGTGGCGCCGACAAAAAAGTACTCATTTGGGAACAGAACACCACTACTGGCTCTTTTCAGTGCAAG GAAGTGTTGCTGCAGCTGCATAATTCAACTGTGATATTTTGTGCCTGGGTGGCATCTGGCAGTCTACTGGCAACATCAAGTATTGATGGCACGACATACATTTGGAAGAGTTTCAAAGGAAGATTCAGAACCATAAATGGTTTTAAG CGTTCCGACAAAGTACCAGTAAGTGTCTCCCTGAATGCATCTGGCGTGTTGCTTGCTACCTGTGTCCCCTGGAAACTGATATGGATATGGAAGGTAGAATCAGTATTTTGGAAGGAAAATGCATCACCGGTGGTAGATAGTGCAGGATGCGTTAAAATGATCCAGTGGCATCCATTGAAGGATATTCTGTTTTCATGCGGCTTTGACAATACTATCAAG ATTTGGGTTCCGGATGTGGATATGGTTAATTGGGATTGTGTGCAAACTCTAGGTGAAAGTAACAG TGGGAGCAGACATACAATCCGGGCCTTAGCTTTTAATAGCAGGGGAAACAAAATCGTCGCCTGCAG CGACGATCTAACCATTAATATATGGAGTGTTGACATTGAGATGATGCGGCACGGAGAAAGAGATGTCCCTGG GACACATTTATGTACTCTAACCGGTTATCATGACCAAACAATTTTTTCTGCCCATTGGTCAAG GGAGGAAATAATTTGCACTGGGGCAGCTGACGGTGCTATATGTTTCTTTATTGAGAATGAAGATAGATCG TTTGATGAACCTGCGTATAAATTGCTACTGAAGAAGGACCATGCTCATGATAAGGATATAAACTCAGTTCACTGGAGTTACAAG GATAAAATGTGTCTTGCCTCTGCGAGTGACGATGGAACAATCAAGCTATGGGAATTGGCCCCCCTAATTTGA